From Spea bombifrons isolate aSpeBom1 chromosome 6, aSpeBom1.2.pri, whole genome shotgun sequence, a single genomic window includes:
- the JAGN1 gene encoding protein jagunal homolog 1 codes for MASRAGPRASGTDGSDFQHRERVAGHYQMSVSLKSEIKKLIYAHLLIWLLVAAQIGVAHLKLVPHDLVAMPYQWEYPYLLSIVPSLFGLFSFPRNNISYLVISMISAGLFSIAPLIYGSMEMFPVAQQLYRHGKAYRFIFGFSAVSVLYLVMVIAIQVHSWQIYYSKKLLDSWFTSTQEKKKK; via the exons ATGGCATCACGTGCAGGTCCCCGGGCATCTGGAACAGATGGAAGTGATTTTCAGCATCGTGAACGTGTAGCTGGCCATTACCAGATGAG cGTATCGCTAAAGTCTGAGATCAAGAAACTAATCTATGCCCACCTGCTGATTTGGTTACTTGTAGCGGCACAGATTGGTGTTGCTCACCTAAAACTGGTGCCCCATGATTTGGTGGCAATGCCTTACCAGTGGGAGTACCCTTATCTACTGAGCATCGTTCCTTCACTCTTTGGCTTGTTTTCCTTCCCACGCAACAACATTAGCTACTTGGTGATTTCCATGATCAGTGCGGGTTTGTTCTCCATCGCCCCTCTCATCTACGGCAGTATGGAGATGTTCCCGGTGGCTCAGCAGCTGTACCGCCACGGCAAGGCTTACCGCTTCATCTTCGGCTTCTCAGCAGTCTCTGTCTTGTACTTGGTCATGGTGATCGCCATCCAGGTTCACAGCTGGCAGATCTACTACAGCAAGAAACTCCTGGACTCTTGGTTCACAAGCActcaagagaagaaaaagaagtaa
- the CIDEC gene encoding cell death activator CIDE-3 isoform X2 translates to MEYAAKSLSFLSPKSLSKCVSVSTSMTQQLLYGPPAKPRPFRVCNHDRSIRKGIMADSLGDLVEKAQDAMLMNEAITLVLDEDGTGVDTEDYFQSLESGAVFMALAKGQKWKPDERKAGYHVSLSNKPPKKIDVARFSFDLYKNHPEDFIGCLNVKATFYGAYTVSYDLQCHGAKRMMKEALRWTLFTMQATGHVLLGTSCYMQQLLEHTEKATPVEDKPAPGLKDLLPFYPRKMLL, encoded by the exons ATGGAGTATGCAGCAAAGTCTCTAAGTTTTCTATCCCCAAAGTCTCTCTCCAA atgtGTCTCCGTTAGCACTTCCATGACTCAACAGTTGCTATATGGCCCTCCAGCCAAGCCTCGGCCCTTTCGAGTGTGCAACCATGACCGCAGCATACGGAAAGGAATAATGGCCGACAGCCTCGGCGACCTGGTCGAGAAG GCACAAGACGCCATGTTGATGAACGAGGCTATAACTCTAGTACTGGATGAGGACGGGACCGGGGTGGACACAGAGGACTATTTCCAGTCGCTGGAGAGCGGGGCGGTTTTCATGGCTCTAGCGAAAGGACAGAAGTGGAAGCCTGATGAACGG AAAGCCGGATACCACGTCTCCCTCTCCAACAAGCCTCCGAAGAAGATCGACGTTGCCCGTTTCAGTTTTGATCTGTACAAGAACCACCCTGAGGATTTCATCGGCTGCTTGAACGTCAAAGCCACGTTTTATGGCGCGTATACTGTCTCTTACGACTTGCAGTGCCACGGAGCGAAAAGAATGATGAA GGAGGCTTTACGATGGACGCTCTTCACCATGCAAGCCACCGGCCATGTCCTGCTGGGGACGTCGTGTTACATGCAGCAGCTCCTGGAACATACAGAGAAGGCCACGCCGGTGGAGGACAAACCCGCGCCTGGTCTTAAAGACTTGCTTCCCTTCTACCCGCGTAAAATGCTGCTGTAG
- the CIDEC gene encoding cell death activator CIDE-3 isoform X1, with translation MASASNQIILTRMEYAAKSLSFLSPKSLSKCVSVSTSMTQQLLYGPPAKPRPFRVCNHDRSIRKGIMADSLGDLVEKAQDAMLMNEAITLVLDEDGTGVDTEDYFQSLESGAVFMALAKGQKWKPDERKAGYHVSLSNKPPKKIDVARFSFDLYKNHPEDFIGCLNVKATFYGAYTVSYDLQCHGAKRMMKEALRWTLFTMQATGHVLLGTSCYMQQLLEHTEKATPVEDKPAPGLKDLLPFYPRKMLL, from the exons ATGGCTTCGGC atCAAACCAAATAATTCTGACAAGGATGGAGTATGCAGCAAAGTCTCTAAGTTTTCTATCCCCAAAGTCTCTCTCCAA atgtGTCTCCGTTAGCACTTCCATGACTCAACAGTTGCTATATGGCCCTCCAGCCAAGCCTCGGCCCTTTCGAGTGTGCAACCATGACCGCAGCATACGGAAAGGAATAATGGCCGACAGCCTCGGCGACCTGGTCGAGAAG GCACAAGACGCCATGTTGATGAACGAGGCTATAACTCTAGTACTGGATGAGGACGGGACCGGGGTGGACACAGAGGACTATTTCCAGTCGCTGGAGAGCGGGGCGGTTTTCATGGCTCTAGCGAAAGGACAGAAGTGGAAGCCTGATGAACGG AAAGCCGGATACCACGTCTCCCTCTCCAACAAGCCTCCGAAGAAGATCGACGTTGCCCGTTTCAGTTTTGATCTGTACAAGAACCACCCTGAGGATTTCATCGGCTGCTTGAACGTCAAAGCCACGTTTTATGGCGCGTATACTGTCTCTTACGACTTGCAGTGCCACGGAGCGAAAAGAATGATGAA GGAGGCTTTACGATGGACGCTCTTCACCATGCAAGCCACCGGCCATGTCCTGCTGGGGACGTCGTGTTACATGCAGCAGCTCCTGGAACATACAGAGAAGGCCACGCCGGTGGAGGACAAACCCGCGCCTGGTCTTAAAGACTTGCTTCCCTTCTACCCGCGTAAAATGCTGCTGTAG
- the LOC128500446 gene encoding tubulin tyrosine ligase 3-like, with the protein MVVQKISSESQRERGNSIDKRCPKTERRSSSSDGRLRKRTLHSCVKPDPLEEAKLLADNAVKEKKIFTIQGPYPVIRRCLRERGWVEREFPSLTKPPKKDIDKEKGVGSGNSDGGDPKDLASWLVRDEDPYFWWTAKSDPVNCYSLRKDQMRNHYARSTAFTTKIGLCVNLRNLRWFDDADPDAFYPRCYSLGDVNEKRAFMEDFWLTAARSILKLVSERQHRSAICLTGNRVPAQVIVTALQACESYLGTLDHRDVDTKIPTVTDAARNEFLRSYYQIIHDGAAIEDSDLFANRCIDVLKKLRSVNPQLDIDGVRNIWIVKPGAKSRGRGIACMDRLEEILTLNPGTVKQERWVIQKYIERPLLIYGTKFDVRQWFLVTDWNPLTIWFYNKCYIRFSSQTFSLQNLDSSIHLCNNSIQKYYENSWSRHPLVPSSNMWSCDEFQKYLKKMGAGRAYKEVIVPGMKSAIIHAIQSSQELVEPNKSSFELYGADFMFGENFQPWLIEINSSPTMEPSTAVTTELCAAVQEDTLKVVLDWRRDSTADVGLFELIYKQAPVDVPQYQGINLLVEGSAFKQPHPPPERPSRGSVKTRIPRRRRKRSSSMVQDKVSIAFSQAWEEASIESPSIESLVPKTTVLGGDKKILTPTPPKTPKTERKNRTGQVHGGRFHKIRESPSHDPSPVALKPCASEKPPALRHSTRLGDRRCIDEAITSLNIKALPILSKGTATGPINQQKLPGVFCRVPHPPKIPRATCQKSVRLPAISSPMKSHGRSTSRNPVIPSALFL; encoded by the exons ATGGTGGTGCAGAAG ATTTCTTCTGAATCGCAAAGAGAAAGGGGGAATTCCATTGATAAAAGATGTCCTAAAACAG AAAGAAGATCTTCTTCTTCTGATGGACGTCTCCGGAAAAGAACCCTTCACTCATGCGTCAAACCGGATCCACTGGAAGAGGCCAAACTCCTGGCGGATAACGCCGTTAAG GAGAAAAAGATTTTCACCATCCAGGGCCCGTACCCAGTGATCCGCAGATGTCTTCGGGAGCGAGGTTGGGTTGAGCGAGAGTTCCCCAGCCTCACTAAGCCTCCTAAGAAAGACATAGACAAGGAAAAAGGTGTCGGAAGTGGGAACAGCGACGGAGGTGATCCAAAGGATCTCGCG TCATGGCTTGTCCGCGATGAAGATCCATATTTTTGGTGGACAGCCAAAAGCGACCCCGTCAACTGTTATTCCCTGCGAAAGGATCAGATGAGGAACCATTACGCCCGTTCCACGGCCTTCACAACCAAG ATTGGCTTATGTGTGAATTTGAGAAATCTGCGTTGGTTTGATGACGCTGATCCAGACGCCTTTTACCCGCGTTGCTACAGCCTCGGAGATGTCAACGAGAAGCGAGCATTTATGG aggactTTTGGCTAACGGCTGCCAGGAGTATCCTGAAGCTGGTATCAGAAAGGCAACACAGAAGCGCCATCTGTCTGACCG GAAACCGCGTCCCAGCTCAGGTTATTGTGACTGCCCTGCAAGCCTGTGAATCGTATCTCGGCACATTGGATCATCGGGATGTCGATACCAAGATTCCCACCGTCACCGACGCAGCACGGAACGAGTTTCTACGCAGCTACTATCAAATCATCCA TGATGGTGCTGCGATTGAAGACTCGGATCTGTTTGCGAATCGGTGCATCGATGTGCTGAAGAAGTTAAGATCGGTGAATCCACAGCTTGATATCGATGGCGTCAGAAACATCTGGATTGTAAAACCAGGAGCTAAATCCCGTGGCAGAG GTATAGCCTGCATGGATCGCTTGGAAGAAATTCTAACGCTGAATCCAGGGACAGTCAAACAGGAGAGATGGGTCATCCAGAAGTATATTGAGCGACCGCTGCTGATTTACGGCACAAAGTTCGATGTGCGCCAGTGGTTTCTGGTGACCGACTGGAACCCTTTGACAATCTGGTTTTACAACAAATGCTACATTCGCTTCTCATCCCAGACCTTCTCCTTGCAAAACCTAGACAG CTCCATACATCTCTGTAACAACTCCATACAAAAGTATTACGAGAACTCGTGGAGCCGCCATCCTCTGGTGCCTTCTAGCAACATGTGGTCCTGCGATGAGTTTCAGAAATATCTGAAAAAGATGGGGGCAGGACGCGCCTACAAGGAGGTGATTGTGCCAGGAATGAAATCTGCCATAATCCACGCCATTCAGAGTTCCCAAGAACTGGTGGAGCCCAATAAGAGCAGCTTTGAATTGTACGGAGCAGATTTCATGTTTGGGGAGAACTTCCAACCCTGGTTGATTGAAATCAACTCCAGTCCAACCATGGAACCATCGACAGCAGTGACCACCGAGCTTTGTGCTGCGGTGCAGGAGGACACCCTGAAGGTGGTGTTAGATTGGAGACGCGACTCAACCGCGGACGTGGGGTTATTCGAGCTCATCTACAAACAG GCTCCTGTAGATGTTCCTCAATATCAAGGAATAAACCTGCTGGTGGAAGGATCTGCTTTTAAGCAGCCACATCCCCCTCCAGAGAGACCTTCCCGCGGTTCTGTTAAAACGAGGATCCCTCGTAGGAGAAGAAAGAGGTCTTCCTCCATGGTGCAGGACAAGGTCTCAATAGCTTTTTCTCAGGCCTGGGAAGAGGCTAGTATTGAGTCGCCGTCTATTGAATCATTAGTGCCAAAAACAACGGTACTTGGGggagacaaaaaaatattaactccGACACCACCTAAAACACCTAAGACTGAACGCAAAAATCGGACAGGACAGGTACATGGAGGTAGATTTCATAAGATCCGAGAATCTCCTTCCCATGATCCTTCACCGGTTGCCCTGAAACCGTGCGCGTCCGAGAAGCCGCCAGCCCTGCGTCATTCTACGAGGCTGGGAGACAGAAGATGCATAGATGAGGCGATCACCAGCCTTAACATCAAAGCCTTACCAATCCTCAGCAAAGGAACGGCAACAG GTCCCATCAACCAACAAAAGTTGCCCGGTGTCTTCTGTAGGGTTCCACATCCCCCGAAGATACCCCGTGCGACATGTCAGAAAAGTGTGAGGCTACCGGCTATATCCAGCCCTATGAAGAGCCATGGGCGATCAACATCACGGAATCCAGTGATCCCATCAGCCCTCTTTCTGTAA